Genomic segment of Engystomops pustulosus chromosome 8, aEngPut4.maternal, whole genome shotgun sequence:
GGCtacaaaaacaatgcaaaaagcTGTGGTGTGCCCAAAATCGAGATTGATCCGAGAAGCCCGTTTCGTGCTTTGGAATTTCCTGGACTGAACCTTGAAATACTGATTAGAGGATGTAAGCGCACAGAGCGAGTTTCTTGTACCGAACTCGCTTGTGGGCAACAGGCTTTAAGCAAACACCTCACCCTTTGTTCCACTTATCATGTCTCTTGTAGGGAGAATTCTTCATGAACTTTCCAATGGGTGATGGCGTCTATACATGGCCTGATGGGAGTCGCTATGAAGGACAGGTGTACAAGGCCATTAGACATGGGACTGGTGTCCACCTGTCAATCGACCAGCAGGTTTCATATGTAGGAGAGTGGTGCATGGGCAAGCGTCATGGAAAGGTAAATTGTAAGATTTGTTTTAGATATGACTTTAGATTCTGGTTAGATATtgtaatatttgattttttttccttgtagggcaccatctattacaatgctgAAGGAACATCCTGGTATGAAGGGGAGTGGATACACAACAGGAAGGAGGGATGGGGGGTGCAGAGGTATGTGCCACGTATTGTactgatagatgtgtgtgtatgatgagcTGCGGGGTGAGGCCCCCATATACAGTAATTTATCTGCAATCTCTTCAGACTCTCTTATATACCTTCATGATGTGTAATGGGTAGACCCTATGAAACCTTAAACGGGTTCGGTGGAGGTTGAAAAGCATTCTTACAAAAAAAGCCTTGGGTGGTGCGTGGTTATGCAACTAATCTCCATTCATCTGTATACAAGTATACAACGTATTACAGTTTAACATGTGTCTACTTAAAATTTTCTCAGGTTTCCATCTGGCAACATCTATGAAGGACAATGGAAAGCTGATAGGTTCCATGGCGAGGGCAGGATGAGATGGCTGTCCTCTAATGAGGAATACTTGGGTCAGTGGGAGAACGGCATACAGGTACCAACATCATACGTATCTCCCAGATACATGCCATGCCTCTACATCATTCTGGAGCACATTTGCTTACAGTGATGTTTAATGCATAAGTATATGTCATATGTTACTGCAGTCTTTTCTTTTTACAGAATGGTCTGGGGACTCACACTTGGTTCCTGAAGAGAGTGTCCGGTTCTCAGTACTCCTTAAGAAATGAATACATCGGAAACTTTGTCAATGGATCGCGACACGGACAGGGCCAGTATTACTACGCTAATGGGGCAATGTATGATGGACAGTGGAAAAACAACAAAAAGCATGGGATGGTAAGGGAGAAAGTCTTGGAAAATGAtcttttatctattttattttagGCAATTGTAAGATTAGTAAAAAAAAGAGGTCATATGACTAAAGTCTTCAGTTACACAAAATCAATTAGAATTCATGTATTACTTATTCATAGTATAATAACAGTAATAATTCCTCATTCACCAGACTGTATGCTCACCCGGGCCGGATCCTGGCCATGATTacggcaatgtgaatgtagccttaggcctcatgcacaccaccGTTATGGGGGCCATTACTTGGCCACGAAATTTATTTGCAGATCACAGCCCTCATTGAGGTCTATGGAACCTGATCACGGTGCAGTGAGCCCTCTGTGTCTCACCCAGCCGTGACTTGGCGGGTGATCGCTGTGCAAAATAtgggagatgtcctttaatttccaAGGCTACAGCGGCTGCTGCCTGGCTTCTATGGTGAGGAGCACTCGCCCTCCCTTTCTCCTCTACCTGGCCGTGTGGTCATCCAGGTTACTTCCTTAGTCTGtataccatcatattctgcagccgaTCATTGTCATTAcctatttttattcttttatcagggtaaatttatttttaaaaatggacgGATTTATATTGGTGAATTTGTCGAAGATCAGATTGCTGAATACCCAAATTTTAAGTACGACAGAGTGAACACTCCAGATCTGAGTGGTATCCGAACCCAGAGTCCTATCTGTGGAGGTAAGGAAATGGAATGGTGGTGTGGCACAGAAATCCTACCACTTCtaaatgggggggaaaaagtCATCAGTGCACATATATAGAAGAGTTATCTATTCCATAGGATAAGCCTTCATTATacaaccttgggggggggggggaaggtgtcTGACACTGACATCCCCTCCAGAACTGAAAGTAACACATAGTAAAAAGCTGCGCTTTTGGCTCATATCAATGCAAGATGTCATCAATACAAATAATTGGCATTCATTTTACCAATATATCAACATCTTCTGATTTGCACTAACTAAAGAAATACCAATAGTGTATCAAAGGTATCTAATATTACAATAACTTACTTGGCAGAACGCTCCACCCCAAATTCCGGCATTCCCAGTTTATTAGGGTCCTATATTGAACTTGATATCGCTTCCCTGCTGAACACCTTCCCAGAAGATGAACGATATGAAGAACAGAAACAGGTAAGTGATCACTTCTCATTTGTGGAGATATTTGATCCCTACTCCTGGTGTATacacacagggcaccctgcagCCCTTAGGGTTACACTGGGCCTGTATGCGTCTTATACACTTAGGTGCTGTAAATAATgtatactgtgcactatatatatattttatagtggGAGTCAGTGGACGATTATTACTCCATGTCTATAGCCTTCCATTATTAGTGTAAGATAGGGACTACTTCTGATGTACCTTGGTTCCACTAGGGGTGATAGTATGGAGGTTGGAGGTATGGATTGTTGATAAGAAGCTTTGCTgaatatattttgatacatttggTTCCAATCCAAATTGAATAAGTCTGAACTGATGCTCCTCCAAATAATCTAGAGATTTGTATATAACTCTTGTCCTCTAAACCACAGATTTTTACATAAAAAGCTCCTGTCTCGTGTCTGTTCATTTGGTTTAGATTCTTTTATTATGGTTAGGATTAGCATTTGGGTTAAGTTTCAGCTTGTCTGTGATGAAAATATTCATAGAAAATGAACAAAATGAGATGGGatcttttatttttaggaaatctaccttcacaatcaagcatcataaaccactggatctatgagtacacgtccctggtttatcatgcatgattttgatggtagatttcctttaaaaaaaaaaaaaactgtgttttatATTACTAGAGGacattatataccaatttccagaacaATTGGAGGAATATTGAAGCAAATCAGAAAGAAATTGGGTTTGATTTGGTGCCAGAGAATCTACAAATCaacaaatagatttgctcatctctacctatACGTTAGGATCATATGGGATTTTTATGAGCAGGATTTTAAACACTATAGTTTATCGCTTGGGTGACCTATAATTATTGATATTTTGACATGTAGGTGGAATATGGAATCCTCCGCAACCTCACAACACTCCGCAAGACATACAAGCTTTACAGCAGTCTGGGCAATGAGAACTGCTTTGATAACGCCTTCCTTATGACAAAGTTACAGTTCTGGAGATTTCTAAAAGATTGCAAGTTCCATCACCATGACCTGACGCTCTGTGACATGGATCGTCTTCTGGCAGGTGATTACTGCAGCCGTTTACTATGTACTTTGTGGGGTTGAGCCAGCATGGGAATTTTAGTGGTTTTCATGGTAAATGTTGTGTATCCGTCAGACAACTCCGATCCTGAAGAAATTCACTCTCCCTATGCCACAATGCTGATCCGAACATTCCTGACAAATGTTATCTACCTGGCTCATCACATCGCTCGTGCTGACAGTCCGTAAgtccttttttttaacattttaggaCCTGATTAGTAAAATATATATGGAATAGAGACCCATCAGAGATCATAGTCGCCTTCATTCAGAATTAAGGCTTCTGTTACTTTTCCACTGCAAACAAACATGTTGTAAAGTACCTGGCGCCTATGTCCGACTTGGCACCGTGCAATCCAAAGTGCTACTACCTGTCATGGCGATGTGGGACACTAAGCCATGTGGgctgtgtcccaaatcaccctataTCATCTATATTCATGGATGCAGCTGAAAAAAAACACTCAGGGTGCgatcacacgtggcagtaacgtATGTGTTTTCAGACGCATTAAtacagctgagaagtggagatttgcctgattacatagctctTAACAATTTGTTTACAAAACGGATGCGCTAACGCACATGTTTGTTAATGctgcgttaacgcatgtgttttgtaaacgcattgttaagagctatgtaatcaggcaaatctgttctgatgcgtttgaaagCATATGTTACTGCCACGTTTGAACGCACCCTGAGTGTTTTTTTTCAGCTGCATCCATGAATATAGATGAtatagggcgatttgggacaccaaCCACatggcttagtgtcccaaatctccaTGACAGGTAGTAGCACTTTGGATCGCACAGTGCCAAGTCTGACAGAGGCGCCAGATGAGCTACATCTGACACACGTCTGGTATTCCTGGCAACTGCTTATTGCATCACTGAAGCCGGCGTAGTTCACCCTGGCTTCATTGCGCATGCACTGGACATACTGGGTATGTGCAGAGAAGCTGGGGTGTACTACATCGGCTTCACTGAATAACTGCACAAGCAGACTTTTGGAGCAAGGAAAGTATTACAGAAGTGATACACAGCAATTATGGACACTAATTCATTGATCCAAAAGAACATGTGGGTCcaaaatcgccctgacaggttccatataatctactgtatattataatacgTGCACTATGAGGAAGATTTATGATAGAGGGCAAGCCCCCCGTGtcccactggatacatcaagtCGGGTGGTGCTTCCGTcgggcaaaactacgccaggttttTCACATAATTTTGCGTAAACACCACAGAATTAATTTGCCGGTTTTTCCAAAGTACGCATGTGCAGGGCTCTagattttgagattatttcatTGCTtacatgccagaaaactggtgtagaagcagtgataaatctccccctatatgtcaTGAGGCAGACTGTGCACAGCTACGAAAGTAGAGGGAGGAAAACACAGACGCGAGCGCTTAGGAATAATTAACCGTGACAATGTAAACTAGCGGACTAAATATACCAAAGGTTCAGAGTACAGCTAAGTGCACATGGCACAAGATCTTACACATTTAGCTGTGTACAGAGGCGTCGGTGCCATTAACTGGCTAAATACTAAATCCAAAATAAATAAACTCCTTCATAAAAATCAAATATGCAGAACAGTGATTCATAGTATTGTGCTGTGTTCACATAACTTAGGATTCGTAACACAGGCTGGAGTGACATTAAATTGGACTTCTGGTCTGAAGAGAAAAATTGAGGGCAGGATAATAGAATATTGCCCGCCTCcagctgccactagagggggcttaTGAGCCATTATTCATGACGTTGGAGAAGCAAAAGATGTCCCAAAAGTTTTGTGCTACTCACTGCAGAAATGTTGTGCATCTTCCAGTTTACCTTCTGTATGTGGAGTCATCAATATTCTGGAATGAAAGAATTATATAGCAATCTAGGTGGTTGAAGAAACTACATTACCTACAAGGAAGAATTTTTCAGTTTTACCCAGAATAACCCTAAAATGGGAATACCAGTTATTGCTTGTACCCCGCAATTGACAGCATAGGGGGTAACATGCTTCTCAGTGGGGGTCCCCATCTGTTATGAGAACAGGGGTTCTGTGTACCCCTAAACAAATGTCAATGATTATTGCTATTGTGCAATTCTTTCTCTATAGAACTACTGGAGTAGCTCCATATTGTGCAACCTGCCTCTCAAATAGATGGTTAAGAGACCCCCTTTCTCATAATTGATGGTGGGTTTTAGAAGTTGGATCAGTAAGCGATCCCCTACCTGTGGGATCTAACCAGAATATCCCTTTACATtttcttaaatgggttgtccaataTAGGTAattaaatgtttttgtttgtataatgaaaattaATTTACGTTTAAATATAatttctgaatcaattcctcaccgttttctagatctctgcttgctgtccttcaaaAGGAAGCTTAATTATTTACATCCTGTGGATAAAagctggtccctggtcatgtgatgtcacacaggtgccccgcttgttatatccctggtcacatgatgtcgCACAGttgtacggctcattatataatgaagattaatcagagctgtgtgttataatgagccgtgcacctgtgtgacatcacatgaccagggatataatgagctttgcacctgtgtgacatcacatggcaggAAGTAAACAACGAAGCTTCCTATAAAATAGTATAcaggaaagtatattagaaaattgtataactttccattgtactaaaaatgtttttgctaaaactggaaaaccccttttaaaataGAGTTTTATAACTAATAAACAAATTCTTTGATCATAATGTCCATTATTCAGTCCTTTTACATTTATATTGTTACATTTCCTATCACAGAGATAAGAAGCTTTCCCTAGTTGACTGCTTCTCCAGAATGATGACCCAGAATATCTCGCCCCATGCTGGTACCATCAAAGGTCAGTGAGAGGGTCTTGTCTTATGATAGGTATTTAGGTATTGAACGTCTCTGATTCTCTTGTCGCTGATCCTCTAGGTCACTTATTCAGCGATGCACAGAAGACAGAACATACAATGTCTTATATTGATAAGTGCTGGGACATCTACAAGACTTACTGCAGGCGGAACACCTCTGCTCCGTATGAGCCCACCATGACCATGAGACATTTCATCTGGATGATGAGAGTAAATATAAACTAAATATATCCTTTGATTATGGGTGCCTAATACTCTGCCATCCCCTCTGTCCTCAATACTCTACCGTCCTCAATACTC
This window contains:
- the RSPH10B gene encoding radial spoke head 10 homolog B isoform X1, producing MGKIKKKDGKKSDKLTVEAAEDAGSKLSPVSVTPSEEHAPPSITDGDDEPVTQEEPPVLVPASELYEEPILAQLIVEKYEGELVNGLYDGEGVAYYKDGNIYRGLFSEGLMHGKGMYTWADGLIYEGEFFMNFPMGDGVYTWPDGSRYEGQVYKAIRHGTGVHLSIDQQVSYVGEWCMGKRHGKGTIYYNAEGTSWYEGEWIHNRKEGWGVQRFPSGNIYEGQWKADRFHGEGRMRWLSSNEEYLGQWENGIQNGLGTHTWFLKRVSGSQYSLRNEYIGNFVNGSRHGQGQYYYANGAMYDGQWKNNKKHGMGKFIFKNGRIYIGEFVEDQIAEYPNFKYDRVNTPDLSGIRTQSPICGERSTPNSGIPSLLGSYIELDIASLLNTFPEDERYEEQKQVEYGILRNLTTLRKTYKLYSSLGNENCFDNAFLMTKLQFWRFLKDCKFHHHDLTLCDMDRLLADNSDPEEIHSPYATMLIRTFLTNVIYLAHHIARADSPDKKLSLVDCFSRMMTQNISPHAGTIKGHLFSDAQKTEHTMSYIDKCWDIYKTYCRRNTSAPYEPTMTMRHFIWMMRDLKVLNNVLSVKKIVDIMAEDNPRVRDGNEINVELELTFLEFLEALIGCAVVYITDELLQESGRELQEEQGPNTASDGSASADSTNTRPGLSSPVRKRKSGSWTEEKELIITMKMNERRSPRLRFHPQRKPQKRIVTDRWYRQVDVFFQKVFFPAYEKVEQLKEEIPRNRVRQAEQARLQQIQEEEEARLKALRAEEEAKRMEKMELEKAAAMLEAAQVSDEQAEDSGQDPAIAKEEAPVPPSTASTKATPATGRKKKK
- the RSPH10B gene encoding radial spoke head 10 homolog B isoform X2, encoding MGKIKKKDGKKSDKLTVEAAEDAGSKLSPVSVTPSEEHAPPSITDGDDEPVTQEEPPVLVPASELYEEPILAQLIVEKYEGELVNGLYDGEGVAYYKDGNIYRGLFSEGLMHGKGMYTWADGLIYEGEFFMNFPMGDGVYTWPDGSRYEGQVYKAIRHGTGVHLSIDQQVSYVGEWCMGKRHGKGTIYYNAEGTSWYEGEWIHNRKEGWGVQRFPSGNIYEGQWKADRFHGEGRMRWLSSNEEYLGQWENGIQNGLGTHTWFLKRVSGSQYSLRNEYIGNFVNGSRHGQGQYYYANGAMYDGQWKNNKKHGMGKFIFKNGRIYIGEFVEDQIAEYPNFKYDRVNTPDLSGIRTQSPICGERSTPNSGIPSLLGSYIELDIASLLNTFPEDERYEEQKQVEYGILRNLTTLRKTYKLYSSLGNENCFDNAFLMTKLQFWRFLKDCKFHHHDLTLCDMDRLLADNSDPEEIHSPYATMLIRTFLTNVIYLAHHIARADSPDKKLSLVDCFSRMMTQNISPHAGTIKGHLFSDAQKTEHTMSYIDKCWDIYKTYCRRNTSAPYEPTMTMRHFIWMMRDLKVLNNVLSVKKIVDIMAEDNPRVRDGNEINVELELTFLEFLEALIGCAVVYITDELLQESGRELQEEQGPNTASDGSASADSTNTRPGLSSPRKSGSWTEEKELIITMKMNERRSPRLRFHPQRKPQKRIVTDRWYRQVDVFFQKVFFPAYEKVEQLKEEIPRNRVRQAEQARLQQIQEEEEARLKALRAEEEAKRMEKMELEKAAAMLEAAQVSDEQAEDSGQDPAIAKEEAPVPPSTASTKATPATGRKKKK
- the RSPH10B gene encoding radial spoke head 10 homolog B isoform X3 yields the protein MGKIKKKDGKKSDKLTVEAAEDAGSKLSPVSVTPSEEHAPPSITDGDDEPVTQEEPPVLVPASELYEEPILAQLIVEKYEGELVNGLYDGEGVAYYKDGNIYRGEFFMNFPMGDGVYTWPDGSRYEGQVYKAIRHGTGVHLSIDQQVSYVGEWCMGKRHGKGTIYYNAEGTSWYEGEWIHNRKEGWGVQRFPSGNIYEGQWKADRFHGEGRMRWLSSNEEYLGQWENGIQNGLGTHTWFLKRVSGSQYSLRNEYIGNFVNGSRHGQGQYYYANGAMYDGQWKNNKKHGMGKFIFKNGRIYIGEFVEDQIAEYPNFKYDRVNTPDLSGIRTQSPICGERSTPNSGIPSLLGSYIELDIASLLNTFPEDERYEEQKQVEYGILRNLTTLRKTYKLYSSLGNENCFDNAFLMTKLQFWRFLKDCKFHHHDLTLCDMDRLLADNSDPEEIHSPYATMLIRTFLTNVIYLAHHIARADSPDKKLSLVDCFSRMMTQNISPHAGTIKGHLFSDAQKTEHTMSYIDKCWDIYKTYCRRNTSAPYEPTMTMRHFIWMMRDLKVLNNVLSVKKIVDIMAEDNPRVRDGNEINVELELTFLEFLEALIGCAVVYITDELLQESGRELQEEQGPNTASDGSASADSTNTRPGLSSPVRKRKSGSWTEEKELIITMKMNERRSPRLRFHPQRKPQKRIVTDRWYRQVDVFFQKVFFPAYEKVEQLKEEIPRNRVRQAEQARLQQIQEEEEARLKALRAEEEAKRMEKMELEKAAAMLEAAQVSDEQAEDSGQDPAIAKEEAPVPPSTASTKATPATGRKKKK